A portion of the Saccharomyces paradoxus chromosome XV, complete sequence genome contains these proteins:
- the GCY1 gene encoding glycerol 2-dehydrogenase (NADP(+)) GCY1 (Glycerol dehydrogenase~similar to YOR120W), whose product MPATLHDSTKILSLNTGAQIPQVGLGTWQSKDNDAYKSVLTALKDGYRHIDTAAIYRNEDQVGQAIKDSGVPRGEIFVTTKLWCTQHHEPEKALDQSLERLGLDYVDLYLMHWPARLDPTYVKNGDILSVPTKEDGSRAVDITNWNFIKTWELMQELPKTGKTKAVGVSNFSINNLKDLLASQGNKLTPAANQVEIHPLLPQNELIDFCKSENIMVEAYSPLGSTDAPLLKEPTILEIAKKNNVQPGHVVISWHAQRGYVVLPKSVNPDRIKTNRKIFTLSNEDFEAINNISKEKGEKRVVHPNWSPFEVFK is encoded by the coding sequence atgcctgCAACTTTGCACGATTCTACGAAAATCCTATCTTTAAATACCGGAGCCCAAATTCCCCAAGTAGGTTTAGGAACGTGGCAGTCAAAAGACAACGATGCTTATAAGTCCGTTTTAACCGCTTTGAAAGACGGTTACAGACACATTGATACTGCTGCTATTTACCGTAACGAAGACCAAGTCGGTCAAGCCATCAAAGATTCAGGTGTCCCTCGGGGAGAAATCTTCGTTACTACAAAGTTATGGTGTACACAACACCACGAACCTGAAAAAGCCCTGGACCAATCGCTAGAAAGATTAGGATTGGACTACGTGGACTTGTATTTGATGCACTGGCCAGCCCGTTTAGACCCGACTTACGTGAAAAATGGAGACATATTGAGTGTACCAACAAAGGAAGACGGTTCCCGTGCAGTAGATATCACCAATTggaattttatcaaaaccTGGGAATTAATGCAAGAACTACCTAAGACTGGTAAAACTAAGGCTGTTGGAGTCTCCAACTTTTCTATAAACAACTTGAAGGATTTACTAGCATCTCAAGGTAATAAGCTTACACCAGCTGCTAACCAAGTGGAAATACATCCATTACTACCTCAAAATGAATTAATTGACTTTTGTAAAAGTGAAAACATAATGGTTGAAGCTTATTCTCCGTTAGGTAGTACCGATGCTCCACTATTGAAAGAACCGActattttggaaattgctaagaaaaataatgttcAACCTGGTCACGTTGTCATCAGCTGGCATGCACAAAGGGGTTATGTGGTTTTGCCAAAATCTGTGAATCCTGATCGAATCAAAACGAACAGGAAAATATTCACTCTATCTAATGAGGACTTTGAAGCCATTAACAACAtatcaaaggaaaaaggcGAAAAGAGAGTTGTTCATCCAAACTGGTCTCCTTTCGAAGTATTCAAATGA
- the RTC5 gene encoding Rtc5p (similar to YOR118W), which produces MGQSSSINSGIEEGSSHSKKFTNGKDVLTYFNNKAQQQVTTPELVSFKGNLQIENLNTPISHKTLCNSLHFPQNHAIIVGIVTNMLRVLSNFPLVNSSYEPITGYGLLKCILLLNRARCAKFLKLKSYDQLKLLFISLSLQKTDKEELSEGNENDGRKEMNIKQIIAGFDDVDTEMLCIPADFMLQFLTWLLILTVKCPTTNSKLDNGETHDQWGNFKISALNLLRTMNPDVVGDIESHSITFQQFSTAIRTVMPNLLKPLENLMEHFFYLQNDLVDHDTNLSSIQDSKIMTPALLAQLSTGLPKELFIQKLQSLYIGRKSGFSMRSLQAKVFKWMAPSILVVSGMRITNSEEYAAKKNPRYRHFLEEFPKLKESDQKMDASHFNKKKTTFAVYIDDPWKVTNKDYFGDLNTRIIEISPRQDIYKVNQKGTIYFNTIGGGIGIGDKQPLIKPASKRYIPGNVSLTFDSTLEFAVFRNTGYGGSLDPGLLSMERKEESSLFELHFLIQDVEVWGCGGEKELEEQIKQLAWEEAESKRRQQINLRSLGEDRALLEMAGLVGQHQGGGSM; this is translated from the coding sequence ATGGGACAGTCTTCCTCCATCAATTCCGGTATTGAAGAGGGTTCTTcccattcaaaaaaattcacaAATGGCAAGGATGTTTTAACATATTTCAACAATAAAGCACAGCAACAGGTCACTACACCAGAATTGGTCAGCTTCAAGGGAAACTTGCAGATTGAAAACCTGAACACACCAATTTCCCACAAAACCTTATGTAACTCACTTCACTTTCCACAAAATCATGCtataattgttggaataGTGACTAACATGTTGAGGGTTTTGAGCAACTTCCCATTAGTGAACTCATCTTATGAACCAATTACAGGATACGGGTTATTAAAGTGCATTTTGTTGTTAAATAGGGCACGATgtgcaaaatttttgaaactcaAGTCGTATGATCAACTAAAACTACTGTTTATCTCTTTATCACTACAAAAAACCGACAAAGAGGAATTATCCGAAGGGAATGAAAACGACGGACGCAAGGAGATGaatataaaacaaataatagCTGGGTTCGATGATGTTGATACTGAAATGCTGTGTATTCCTGCGGATTTTATGCTTCAGTTTCTAACTTGGCTTTTGATTCTAACCGTTAAATGTCCCACCACCAATTCTAAATTGGATAACGGTGAGACGCATGACCAATGGggcaatttcaaaatctcAGCACTGAATCTCCTTAGAACAATGAATCCAGACGTGGTGGGCGATATAGAATCACATTCGATAACATTTCAACAGTTTTCTACTGCAATAAGAACTGTAATGCCCAATCTATTAAAACCACTAGAAAATTTAATGGagcactttttttatttgcaGAACGATTTAGTTGATCATGACACTAACTTATCGAGTATTCAGGACTCCAAGATTATGACTCCGGCACTGTTAGCACAGTTATCTACGGGACTACCAAAGGAATTATTTATACAGAAGCTACAAAGCCTATACATTGGTAGGAAAAGTGGTTTCTCGATGAGGTCTTTGCAAGCGAAAGTGTTCAAGTGGATGGCTCCTTCAATTTTAGTTGTTAGTGGAATGAGAATAACAAATTCTGAAGAATACGCAGCTAAGAAAAACCCAAGGTATCGCCACtttcttgaagaatttcCTAAATTAAAAGAGTCagatcaaaaaatggatGCATCTcatttcaataaaaagaaaactacaTTTGCTGTGTACATAGACGATCCATGGAAAGTAACAAACAAAGATTATTTTGGTGATTTGAATACGAGAATAATAGAAATATCACCCAGGCAAGATATTTATAAAGTAAACCAAAAAGGTACGATTTATTTCAATACGATTGGTGGCGGAATTGGAATTGGAGATAAACAACCACTGATCAAACCGGCGTCTAAGAGATACATACCAGGGAACGTGTCGTTGACTTTTGACAGCACATTAGAATTTGCTGTGTTCAGGAATACCGGTTATGGAGGATCATTAGACCCTGGCTTATTATCGATGGAAAGAAAGGAGGAAAGTTCCCTTTTTGaattgcattttttgattcaagATGTCGAGGTGTGGGGTTGTGGTGGTGAGAAGGAATTAGAAGAGCAAATTAAACAGTTAGCATGGGAAGAAGCAGAATCTAAGAGAAGACAGCAAATTAATTTGAGAAGCTTGGGAGAAGACCGTGCCTTACTGGAAATGGCAGGTTTGGTTGGCCAACACCAAGGTGGTGGTTCAATGTGA
- the RIO1 gene encoding protein kinase RIO1 (Serine kinase involved in cell cycling and pre-rRNA processing~similar to YOR119C), which yields MPLEDKFDALSVSQRASDHINNQLLEKYSHKIKTDELSFSRAKTSKDKANRATVENVLDPRTMRFLKSMVTRGVIADLNGCLSTGKEANVYHAFAGTGKAPVIDEETGQYEVLETDGPRAEYAIKIYKTSILVFKDRERYVDGEFRFRNSRSQHNPRKMIKIWAEKEFRNLKRIHQSGVIPAPKPIEVKNNVLVMEFLSRGNGFASPKLKDYPYKDRDEIFHYYHTMVAYMRLLYQVCRLVHADLSEYNTIIHDDKLYMIDVSQSVEPEHPMSLDFLRMDIKNVNLYFEKMGISIFPERVIFQFVISETLEKFKGDYSNVTALVEYIASNLPIKSSEQDEAEDEIFRSLHLVRSLGGLEERDFDRYTDGKFDLLKSLIAHDNERNFAASEQFEFDNADHECSSGSEEFSDDEEDGSSGREEEDEEGSEDREYYDDDEPKILKGKKHEDKDIKKLRKQEAKDAKREKRKTKVKKHIKKKLVKKTKSKK from the coding sequence atgcCATTGGAGGATAAATTTGACGCACTGTCTGTGTCGCAGAGAGCTTCGGACCATATCAATAACCAGCTCTTAGAGAAGTATAGTCACAAAATAAAGACTGATGAATTATCATTCAGCAGGGCAAAAACATCAAAGGATAAAGCCAATAGAGCTACTGTAGAAAATGTCCTGGATCCGAGAACTATgagatttttgaaatctaTGGTCACTAGAGGTGTGATTGCGGATCTGAACGGTTGCTTGAGTACTGGAAAAGAAGCCAATGTTTATCACGCTTTTGCAGGTACCGGTAAAGCACCCGTAATAGATGAAGAAACGGGCCAGTACGAAGTTTTAGAGACAGATGGACCCCGTGCAGAATACGCCATCAAAATCTATAAGACGTCTATTCTAGTCTTTAAAGATCGTGAGAGATATGTTGATGGTGAATTTAGATTCAGAAATTCCAGATCTCAACATAATCCGAGGAAAATGATTAAAATTTGGGCTGAGAAGGAATTTAGAAATCTGAAGAGGATTCATCAAAGTGGCGTCATTCCGGCACCTAAGCCAATAGAAGTTAAGAACAACGTCTTAGTAATGGAATTTTTAAGCCGAGGTAATGGGTTTGCCTCACCTAAATTAAAAGATTATCCATACAAGGATCGTGATGAGATTTTCCACTATTATCACACTATGGTAGCTTATATGAGATTGCTGTACCAAGTTTGTCGCCTAGTTCATGCTGATTTATCAGAGTATAATACCATAATCCATGATGATAAATTATATATGATTGATGTTTCTCAAAGTGTGGAACCTGAGCATCCAATGAGTTTGGATTTCTTGAGGATGGATATCAAGAACGTCAATCTTTATTTCGAGAAAATGGGAATCAGTATTTTCCCTGAAAGAgttattttccaatttgtCATATCAGaaactttggaaaagttCAAGGGTGATTATAGCAACGTTACCGCCTTAGTTGAATACATTGCTAGCAATCTACCAATAAAATCTAGTGAACAAGATGAAgcagaagatgaaatatttAGGTCGCTGCATTTGGTTAGATCACTGGGTGGATTAGAGGAAAGGGATTTTGATAGATATACAGATGGTAAGTTTGACTTGTTGAAAAGCTTGATTGCCCATGATAATGAACGCAATTTTGCTGCTTCTGAgcaatttgaatttgataatGCTGACCACGAATGTAGTTCTGGCTCAGAGGAATTTtcagatgatgaagaagacggCTCAAGtggaagagaagaagaggacGAGGAAGGGAGTGAAGACCGCGAGTATTATGACGACGACgaaccaaaaattttaaaggGGAAGAAACATGAAGACaaagatatcaaaaaattgcGTAAGCAGGAAGCTAAAGATgcaaaaagagaaaaaaggaaaacaaaggTTAAGAAGCacatcaagaaaaaactggtgaagaaaacgaaatcaaagaaataa
- the RPT5 gene encoding proteasome regulatory particle base subunit RPT5 (ATPase of the 19S regulatory particle of the 26S proteasome~similar to YOR117W), translating to MATLEELDAQTLPGDDELDQEILNLSTQELQTRAKLLDNEIRIFRSELQRLSHENNVMLEKIKDNKEKIKNNRQLPYLVANVVEVMDMNEIEDKENNESTTQGGNVNLDNTAVGKAAVVKTSSRQTVFLPMVGLVDPDKLKPNDLVGVNKDSYLILDTLPSEFDSRVKAMEVDEKPTETYSDVGGLDKQIEELVEAIVLPMKRADKFKDMGIRAPKGALMYGPPGTGKTLLARACAAQTNATFLKLAAPQLVQMYIGEGAKLVRDAFALAKEKAPTIIFIDELDAIGTKRFDSEKSGDREVQRTMLELLNQLDGFSSDDRVKVLAATNRVDVLDPALLRSGRLDRKIEFPLPSEDSRAQILQIHSRKMTTDDDINWQELARSTDEFNGAQLKAVTVEAGMIALRNGQSSVKHEDFVEGISEVQARKSKSVSFYA from the coding sequence ATGGCCACCTTGGAAGAATTGGACGCTCAAACTTTACCAGGAGATGATGAATTAGATCAAGAGATTTTGAATCTTTCCACGCAGGAGCTTCAAACAAGAGCTAAGCTTTTGGACAATGAAATCCGTATCTTTAGATCTGAATTGCAAAGATTGTCCCATGAAAACAACGTTATGCTCGAGAAGATTAAGGAcaataaggaaaaaatcaagaataaTAGACAGTTGCCATACCTTGTGGCTAACGTCGTCGAAGTCATGGATATGAATGAAATCGAAGACAAGGAGAATAACGAATCTACTACTCAAGGTGGAAATGTCAATTTAGATAACACCGCCGTTGGCAAGGCTGCTGTAGTCAAGACCTCTTCTAGACAGACCGTTTTCTTGCCCATGGTTGGTTTAGTGGATCCTGATAAACTTAAGCCAAATGACTTGGTCGGTGTGAATAAGGACTcttatttgattttggaTACTTTACCCTCTGAGTTTGATTCTCGTGTAAAAGCTATGGAGGTTGATGAAAAACCCACCGAAACTTATTCTGATGTGGGTGGGTTGGATaaacaaattgaagaacTGGTGGAGGCCATTGTATTACCTATGAAACGTGCGGATAAATTCAAAGACATGGGTATTAGAGCGCCTAAAGGTGCCCTAATGTACGGGCCTCCAGGTACAGGTAAGACTTTATTAGCTCGTGCGTGTGCGGCTCAGACCAATGCCACTTTTTTGAAGCTAGCAGCACCTCAATTGGTGCAAATGTATATTGGTGAAGGTGCTAAACTGGTCCGCGATGCATTTGCACTGGCTAAGGAAAAGGCACCAactattattttcattgaCGAGTTGGATGCTATTGGTACTAAGAGATTTGATTCGGAAAAATCCGGTGATAGAGAAGTGCAAAGAACCATGTTGGAATTATTAAATCAACTGGATGGTTTCAGCTCTGATGATCGTGTTAAGGTCTTGGCGGCTACCAATAGGGTCGATGTTTTAGATCCCGCTCTGTTAAGATCAGGAAGACTGgatagaaaaattgaattcCCACTACCATCAGAAGATTCAAGAGCTCAAATTCTACAGATTCATTCAAGAAAGATGACcactgatgatgatattaACTGGCAAGAACTAGCCAGATCTACTGATGAGTTCAATGGTGCGCAGTTAAAGGCGGTGACTGTGGAGGCAGGTATGATTGCCTTAAGGAATGGGCAATCTTCCGTTAAACATGAAGATTTTGTCGAAGGTATAAGCGAAGTTCaagcaagaaaatcaaagtCGGTATCCTTCTATgcataa
- the LEO1 gene encoding Paf1-complex subunit LEO1 (Component of the Paf1 complex~similar to YOR123C): MSSESLQEQSQNEQITDNLDATANSISNEETAFSQDDDDRKVNGNDGTKEEEDAELDDLFGDDDDDDDDSDSKKSDIGNSNSDSDEDGDEESINHRSRHRESLGLDDDEAEEQAMYTRKFYGEDANDFSDQDETTHTFKEENVELVRHIIPSKANINETASHNEIFYARVPNFLTIDPIPFDPPSFEAKVNERTSNSASREDQLDDRLIDENTVRWRYSRDKDQHVFKESNTQIVQWSDGTYSLKVGEECTDILVNDTSNTFLTVSHDQQELIQCYEGGEIKKTLMFIPTSTNSKIHQKLSKAVIRRNQRQNKGPGTYIVNMDPEVEKRELEKKQSQILRDRRRRQLKEKEKQESPDAAFETGFRKQNSPTAYGASRRNEYEEDDFLVDDDEEEEAGFDDDEDNEEEEEEEEEDADEENAARLRNLKREGAAMYKEEEEEEKDRNETKRRRVAVIEDDEDED, encoded by the coding sequence ATGTCATCTGAAAGCCTACAAGAGCAATCACAGAATGAGCAAATTACCGATAACCTCGATGCCACCGCCAATAGTATAAGTAACGAGGAAACAGCTTTCTCacaagatgatgatgacagGAAAGTCAACGGAAATGATGGTActaaagaagaggaagatgcAGAACTAGATGATTTATTTGGagatgacgatgatgacgatgacgataGTGACAGTAAGAAATCAGACATTGGAAATAGTAATAGTGATAGTGATGAAGATGGCGACGAAGAGAGTATCAACCATAGAAGTCGTCATAGAGAAAGTCTTGGGttagatgatgatgaagcaGAGGAGCAAGCCATGTACACACGAAAATTTTATGGTGAGGATGCTAATGACTTTTCTGATCAAGATGAGACCACTCATACTTTTAAAGAGGAGAATGTAGAGCTTGTTAGACATATTATACCAAGCAAAGCAAACATTAATGAAACGGCGTCTCATAACGAGATTTTCTATGCCAGAGTTCCCAACTTTTTAACTATCGATCCAATTCCTTTTGACCCCCCAAGCTTTGAAGCCAAAGTTAACGAAAGGACAAGCAATTCAGCTTCTAGGGAGGACCAATTAGACGACCGTCTGATTGACGAGAATACTGTTAGATGGAGATATTCCCGTGATAAAGACCAACATGTCTTTAAAGAATCAAATACACAAATAGTGCAGTGGTCAGACGGTACATATTCGCTAAAAGTTGGCGAAGAATGTACAGATATATTGGTCAACGATACGAGCAATACATTCTTGACAGTATCGCATGATCAACAAGAGTTAATCCAATGTTACGAGGGCggtgaaataaaaaaaacattgaTGTTTATTCCAACTTCCacgaattcaaaaatacaCCAAAAACTAAGTAAAGCTGTTATAAGAAGGAACCAAAGACAAAACAAGGGTCCTGGAACATATATTGTAAATATGGATCCTGAAGTGGAGAAGAGGGAGTTGGAGAAAAAGCAAAGCCAGATTTTAAGAGACAGAAGGAGAAGACAGctcaaagaaaaggagaaacAAGAATCCCCAGATGCCGCTTTTGAAACGGGATTTAGAAAACAGAATTCCCCCACTGCCTACGGAGCTTctagaagaaatgaatacgaagaagatgatttCTTAGttgacgatgatgaagaagaggaggcTGGGTTTGACGACGACGAAGATAatgaggaggaagaagaagaagaagaagaggatgcGGATGAAGAGAACGCAGCTCGTctaagaaatttgaaaagagaaggagCCGCGATGTACaaagaggaggaggaagaagaaaaggatagGAATGAGACGAAGAGAAGAAGGGTTGCAGTCATTGAGgacgatgaagacgaagattAG
- the PFY1 gene encoding profilin (Profilin~similar to YOR122C), giving the protein MSWQAYTDNLIGTGKVDKAVIYSRAGDAVWATSGGLSLQPNEIGEIVQGFDNPAGLQSNGLHIQGQKFMLLRADDRSIYGRHDAEGVVCVRTKQTVIIAHYPPTVQAGEATKIVEQLADYLIGVQY; this is encoded by the exons ATGTCTTGGCAAG CATACACTGATAACTTGATAGGAACCGGTAAAGTTGACAAAGCTGTCATCTACTCGAGAGCAGGTGACGCTGTTTGGGCTACTTCTGGTGGCTTGTCTCTGCAACCAAACGAAATTGGTGAAATCGTTCAAGGCTTCGACAATCCAGCTGGTCTACAAAGCAACGGTTTGCATATTCAAGGCCAAAAGTTCATGTTGTTGAGGGCTGACGATAGAAGTATCTATGGTAGACATGACGCTGAAGGTGTTGTTTGTGTAAGAACTAAGCAAACCGTTATTATTGCTCATTATCCACCAACTGTACAAGCCGGCGAGGCCACCAAGATTGTCGAACAATTGGCCGACTACTTGATTGGCGTTCAATACTGA